The DNA window CGAGGTGCCGCCCGGTCTCGCGCACCAGCACGTCGGCCTGCTCGCGGGGAATGCCCAGCCGGGCCATCAGGTACGCGCGGGCCTCGGCAGGGGTGGGGGGGCGCAGCTCGATGACCTCCGCCACGTCCGGCGGCAGCCCGGCCCCGTCCTCCAGCGCGAGGAGCACGGCCACGCCGGGAGGGGCGCGGCGCAACAGGTGTTCGGCGGCCCAGGCGGCGGGGGACAGGGGCGAACCGTCCGGGGCCCGGGGAGGACCGCCCGCAAACGAGAGGTCCGCCGTCACCCGCGCGAGGAGCACGCCGGGCGCGATGGGCAGCACGGCGCAGGCCGCGTCCGACTGCGCCTGCGCCCACGCCGAGAAGGACGTGCCGGAGGGGGCGAGCGGCAAGGTTCCCTCGGCGGACACGTCGCCCCGCAGGTTGAGCCGGACAACCCGCCCCGCCTCCAGCCCCCGCAACGCCCGCTCCAGGTGGTCGAGCAGGATCGTCTTGCCCGCCCCGGCGCGGCCCGTCACGATCAACCGGGGGGCGCGGCCCGCCCGGACGCCCGCCAGGAACTGCTTGTAGGCGCGCTTCTTGGGGCGACCCAGCAGCTCCAGCTCGTCGGGGAGCGGGGGGGGCACGGGGGGAAGGGGCCCGCGGACGAGGTCGAGGGGCCGCCCCGCCTCCCGCGCGAGCCCTTCGAGAATGGCGCGCAGGGAGGCCTTGTCCGCCGGGGTGCCCACGTCGCGGTAGACGATGTTGCGCACGCTGGGCCCGTTCGCGCCGCGCGAGCGCATCTCGGCCTCCAGCCAGCGCAGGCTGCCGCGCACCTCCCGGCCCGCCTCGCCCCTTCCGGGAGGCAGGTGGGCGCGCAGGTCGGCGAGGGCGGCCTTCCAGTCGAAGCCGGGCTCGGGAGCGGTCAAGGTGAGCGGAGGCTACCACCCCGCCCCGCCCGGCTGGGCCCAGCTCTGTGGGGGCCCGCCCGTTCCTGATGCCGTCGTCAGCGGCCCCGCGCGGCCCTGTGTATACTCGGTCCAGTCTTCACAATTCCCACCCCGGACCCAGGAGAACCCCATGCGTCATGCCCTCACCCGCCCCGCCCTCGTCACCCTCGTCCTCGCCGCCGCCGTGACGGCGGGTGCCCAGAGCCAGCCCGCCGCGCAGGCGCTGTTCGACCAGGGCAAGTGGCAGGAGGCCGCCAGCAGCGCCGCCGCCCTGAACACCAGCGCCGGGTTCGCCCTCGCCGCCGAGGCCACGACCGCCGGGGCGGGCCTGAGCCCCGACAGCCAGAAAAAGGCCCTCTTCGAGAAGGCGCAGGGCTACGCCCGGCAGGCCATCGCGCTCGACAAGAACAACGCCGACGCCTACTTCGAACTCGCCCGCGCCCAGGGCCGCCTCGCCCAGTACAGCGGGATTCTCAACAGCCTCAACCTGGCGGGGGACATGCGGAAAAACCTCGACCAGGCGATCCGGCTGCGGCCCAACATGGCGGGCGCCTACGTCGCGCTGGGGTTGTGGCACGCCAACCTCGTCTCCAAGGGGCGGGCCGCGACCTTCGTGACGGGGGCGCGTGCCAACCAGATCACGCCCAACTTCGAGAAGGCCATCGCGCTGGAGCCCAATGTGGCCGTCCACCGCATCGAGTACGCCAACGCCCTGCTCCTCGGGGGCAACAAGGCCGGGGCCGCCGCCCAGCTTCAGAAGGCCGTCACCCTCCCCGCCGAGACCTACTGGGAAAAGCGCGACCTGGAGGAGGCGAAGGCGCGGCTGGCCTCGTTGCAGTAAGCTCTCCGCCCTCAGCACAAGGCGCCTCAGCTCAGGCCGGGGCGCCCCGTCTTTTGCTCACCGCCGACGGCTCCCCCCAGCAGCGTGACCGCCCCCGGCAGCACCTCCACCTCCACCCGCGTCACCCGCCCGGCGAGGTCCCCGTCGAGGTGAAGGTGGGTGGGTCGCGCCCAGGTCACCGTCACCCGGCGTCCGGCGGCGTGGTGGACCCGCGGGTGCCCGAGGTGGCGGCCCCGCAGCAGCAGCCCCATCAGGCCGAGCACCTGGGGGCGGGTGACCGGACCGCTCGCCACCGCGTTCAGGAGGCCGTCTTCCGGGTCGGAGAGCGGGCTGACCCGGAACCCCGCCCCGTAGCGCGTGCCGTTCATGACGGCGGCGAGGCAGCTCGGCCCGCGGTACATGACCGCGCCGTCCACCTCCACGGTCACGGGGGTCAGGGTCAGGCCCCGCAGCGCGGTCAGGGCCGCCCAGGCGTAGCGCCCGAAGCCCGAGAGGCGGGCGGGCGCCTGCGGGAGCAGCGCGGCGACCTCGGCGTCGAGGCCCATACCCAGCCCGTTGAGCAGGAGGCGGGACGTGCCCGCAAGGTCCCCCTCCACGATGCGCACCCGCAGCGCGTCCACCCGGCGCGGCAGGAGCGCCAGGCGGCTCAGCGCTCCCGCGAAGTCCCCCGGCCTCAGCCCAAGCATCCCCGCGAAGTCGTTTCCCGTGCCCAGCGGCACCAGCCCTAGGGGGCGGCCTCTTCCCTGCCCCGTCTCGTCTACCACGGCGGGGAGCAGCGCCGTCACCGTGCCGTCTCCCCCCACCGCCAGCACCGCCATGTCGGGGGGGAGGGCGCAGACCCGCTCCAGGGCCGCCGCGCCGCTCGCCTCCGTGATGAGGTCGTAAGACCGTTCGCGGCGGCGCAACTCCGCCTCCAGCCGGGGCCACTCCCGCGCGGCGAGGCCACGCCCGGCGGTGGGGTTGAGGACGACGGCGAGGCGCCGGGGGGGATCAGGCTGGGTCACGTGGGAAGAGGATACGCCGCCCCCGTTTCTCCTCCCTTACTGCCAGTCGTCCGGTTTCCCGGCCAAGCCGAAGTGCCACGCGACCGCCCGCGCGATGCGCCCCGACGCCTGCCCGTCCCCGTAGGGATTGCGCGCCGCCCGCATCCAGGCCAGCTCCGCCTCGTCGCCCAGCAGGCCGCCGATCACCTCGCGGATGGTGGCCGGGTCGTTCCCGGCGAGCCGCAGCACCCCCGCCTCCAGCCCCTCGGGCCGCTCGGTCACGTTGCGCAGCACCGCCACGGGCACGCCGAGCGCCGCCCCCTCCTCCTGCAAGCCGCCCGAGTCGGTGACGAGCAGGGCCGAGGCTGCCATCAGGGGCGCCATGTTCGCGTAGTCGAGAGGATCGGTCAGCTCGAAGTTGGGCAGGCCGCCCAGCGCGGGGCGCACGGCCTCCTGCACGGCAGGGTTGAGGTGGACCGGGTAGACGAAGTGGCAATTGGGGGAGGCCCTCGCAACGTCCGCCAATGCCCGCGCCATCTGTGCCATCACCGGCAGGTTCTCGCGGCGGTGCATCGTGACCGTCACCAGCCTCTGCCCGGCGCCCAGCCGCTCCCGCCACTCGGGTTTCAAGGGCACCCGGCCCGCCACCTCGCGCACGGCGTCCACGGCGGTCTGCCCGGTCACGAAGACGCCGCCGGGGTCCTTGCCCTCCCGGAGCAGGTTGGCGCGGCTGCCGGGCGTGGGCGCGAAGTCGAGGGTGGAGAGCACCCCGGTCAGGCGGCGGTTGGCCTCCTCGGGGAAGGGTTCCTGCATGTTGCCCGACCGCAGCCCCGCCTCGACGTGCCCGACCGGGATGCCCTCGTAAAAGGCGCTCAGGGTCACGCA is part of the Deinococcus planocerae genome and encodes:
- a CDS encoding tetratricopeptide repeat protein, with the protein product MRHALTRPALVTLVLAAAVTAGAQSQPAAQALFDQGKWQEAASSAAALNTSAGFALAAEATTAGAGLSPDSQKKALFEKAQGYARQAIALDKNNADAYFELARAQGRLAQYSGILNSLNLAGDMRKNLDQAIRLRPNMAGAYVALGLWHANLVSKGRAATFVTGARANQITPNFEKAIALEPNVAVHRIEYANALLLGGNKAGAAAQLQKAVTLPAETYWEKRDLEEAKARLASLQ
- a CDS encoding diacylglycerol/lipid kinase family protein; the encoded protein is MTQPDPPRRLAVVLNPTAGRGLAAREWPRLEAELRRRERSYDLITEASGAAALERVCALPPDMAVLAVGGDGTVTALLPAVVDETGQGRGRPLGLVPLGTGNDFAGMLGLRPGDFAGALSRLALLPRRVDALRVRIVEGDLAGTSRLLLNGLGMGLDAEVAALLPQAPARLSGFGRYAWAALTALRGLTLTPVTVEVDGAVMYRGPSCLAAVMNGTRYGAGFRVSPLSDPEDGLLNAVASGPVTRPQVLGLMGLLLRGRHLGHPRVHHAAGRRVTVTWARPTHLHLDGDLAGRVTRVEVEVLPGAVTLLGGAVGGEQKTGRPGLS
- the wecB gene encoding non-hydrolyzing UDP-N-acetylglucosamine 2-epimerase translates to MIGPSSEAALPTNDKRIVLAFGTRPEATKMAPVYAALARQPGLTPLILSTGQQRQMLDEALAVFGLTPDEDLNVMTDRQTLAGLTGRIVPQAGQKLREMGADMVLVHGDTTTSFCVTLSAFYEGIPVGHVEAGLRSGNMQEPFPEEANRRLTGVLSTLDFAPTPGSRANLLREGKDPGGVFVTGQTAVDAVREVAGRVPLKPEWRERLGAGQRLVTVTMHRRENLPVMAQMARALADVARASPNCHFVYPVHLNPAVQEAVRPALGGLPNFELTDPLDYANMAPLMAASALLVTDSGGLQEEGAALGVPVAVLRNVTERPEGLEAGVLRLAGNDPATIREVIGGLLGDEAELAWMRAARNPYGDGQASGRIARAVAWHFGLAGKPDDWQ